The Pungitius pungitius chromosome 10, fPunPun2.1, whole genome shotgun sequence genome has a window encoding:
- the cln5 gene encoding ceroid-lipofuscinosis neuronal protein 5 encodes MSPAGVVACLNLLLLLPVAARIVNDGQQHWPVPYRRFDRRPAVDSYCEAVYPFCPTGDRDGRVPYMRDSDVISVYRLQTPVWEFKYGDLLGKVHIMHDAVGFSSSESGANYTMEWYELFQLGNCTFPHVRPDVHAPFWCNQGAACFFEGIDDLHWSQNGTLEKIGTLTGNQFNDMAQWVQDDNTTGIYYETWTVRSEPGPNATVWFESYDCSQFVHRAFRKLTELGAKLSSGSQTNYTKIYLYSGEPAFLGNDSAIFGQPALKNLAEDIRKFYHTFRPHQSLADFALSLLEAYEKVVLDKSFYLYYNFEYWHLPMKPPYVRITYEEVPLP; translated from the exons ATGAGTCCCGCGGGGGTTGTCGCGTGCTTGAATCTGCTCCTCTTGCTCCCGGTAGCGGCTCGGATAGTTAACGACGGACAGCAGCACTGGCCCGTCCCGTACAG ACGGTTCGATCGTCGCCCCGCTGTGGACTCCTACTGTGAAGCTGTCTATCCGTTCTGTCCCACTGGGGACAGGGACGGACGTGTCCCCTACATGAGAGACAGTGACGTCATCTCAGTGTACCGACTGCAAACACCTGTGTGGGAATTCAAGTATGGAGATTTGTTGGGGAAAGTT CACATCATGCACGATGCCGTTGGGTTCAGCAGCTCCGAATCAGGCGCCAACTACACCATGGAGTGGTATGAGCTGTTTCAGCTGGGTAACTGCACCTTCCCTCACGTCAGGCCCGACGTGCACGCGCCTTTCTGGTGCAACCAGGGAGCCGCCTGCTTCTTCGAGGGGATCGATGACCTCCACTGGTCACAAAACGGCACCTTGGAGAAAATCGGAACCCTCACAG GGAACCAGTTCAACGACATGGCCCAGTGGGTCCAGGACGACAACACCACCGGGATCTACTACGAGACGTGGACCGTCCGCTCCGAGCCCGGGCCCAACGCCACGGTGTGGTTCGAGTCTTACGACTGCTCCCAGTTTGTGCACCGCGCCTTCAGGAAGCTGACGGAGCTGGGAGCCAAACTGTCCAGCGGATCCCAAACCAACTACACCAAGATCTACCTGTACAGCGGAGAGCCCGCCTTCCTCGGCAACGACAGCGCCATATTCGGGCAGCCCGCTCTGAAGAACCTGGCGGAGGACATCCGCAAATTCTACCACACGTTCAGACCACACCAGTCGTTGGCCGACTTCGCTCTCAGTCTGCTGGAGGCGTATGAAAAGGTGGTGTTGGACAAGAGCTTCTACCTTTACTACAACTTTGAGTACTGGCATCTGCCCATGAAGCCTCCCTACGTGCGCATCACTTATGAAGAGGTGCCTTTGCCTTAG
- the LOC119228447 gene encoding LIM domain only protein 7-like isoform X10 produces the protein MADNKSGLSYRRSVTLTPKASAQFNQFLPTKDKASAYVPAPLRKKRAERNEDNRRSWANPTYTEEGATLTRQPQAQESFDGSKSTSDIDVDSSIARQTRYEELQKYREQIKETEDKWQDDLSKWKNRRRSVNSDIVKKKEEREKIEESTTGSRRSKTLKEMQDERENKGNNSVGGRIGSLSFLDDEDVFEKPVASPRTRALPPRSYTIDTPDFTSEPPEPPLKEDGPRAASPAAGRAAAAPPTAQRGDALDAITPITTTPPITPITPSSPGFSRRARPLAAAANSHRGASERSGPVGAVGPVEAVGPVEAAPSSSSLKKLPEPRLPLSAPQTEAGAPSSGPPYQQQAQPSSMEPKPPGVSRVSASLPRSYQRAESARLTSVVTPRPFGTQSSRLSAIPRVFTVDDPQKRVNGDAAFNKISAPSRYHQYMTSEEEHQSQSSSAHSTEEEEEEEEEEVEEEEDKTESLLPTQSVSPVPPHVQAEAPATESSQENFCEKRISLNQKPNSSRDFGFQAAWDSTGARVSSIQPGSPAEMCQLQVGDEVLTVNGHQVAQMSYRDWKSCMEEALQEGSLIMDIRHYGRNNWDRDQPPMPFKSHKTINLTSMDHPMLLGSPDANPPSSSLDFTSRASVEKLPPTEAPAPPALDIAANGVNGGLREPAVTMRNKDSEPLSLKNLKRRSEFFEKGGSESAMPDIPVPPITSSSGRWTFDPEEERKRQEKWQKEQERLLQEKYKRDQEKLQGEWLKDQEEAARSVDQLQPERLEVSGRGVSTPSPLSPVGQPTTPAWEEQERKRKEEQERKRKEEQERKQKEEQERQRQAEERRKRDEEELQLRRLQEERERKDREEEERKRREAEEEELRWQRRREEERKRHEALEQQRRERERAAVEEQQQQQWTRSKSSPQLDEEENPERKAVYVRPGGMVHQLLEEQARSASNKEARSQRAASELEMERRSILNAMRYREPERAAGGGLGERRGQQSASQAELERQQILNEMKKKTPLLMDKSWIRQRSAAASDSNAAPMRRGESLDNLDASYNPWRSSWTPSSHARPNSALSGSISFYGGGVSGAQRPGSSTLPSSYSTGSLRSGAGTPSAPWSRQSVSPSPSSLSPTISPEPTSGGGPPQQQSRSVSGRKICTFCDTPLGKGAAMIIESLGLCYHLGCFKCIDCKCDLGGSAAGAEVRIRNKQLYCNTCYVRFKAGQPTTM, from the exons ACAGCCGCAAGCGCAGGAGAGTTTCGACGG GAGTAAATCAACGAGCGATATCGATGTGGACTCCAGCATCGCCCGGCAGACCCGCTACGAGGAGCTGCAGAAGTACCGCGAGCAGATAAAGGAAACTGAGGATAAGTGGCAGGAT GACCTGAGCAAATGGAAGAACCGGCGCAGGAGTGTCAACTCTGATATagtgaagaagaaagaggagagggagaagataGAGGAGAGCACGACTGGCAGCAGAAGGTCCAAGACCTTAAAGGAGATGCAAGACGAGAG ggaaaataaaggaaacaacAGCGTTGGCGGTCGCATTGGATCTCTGTCTTTCCTGGATGACGAGGACGTATTTGAGAAGCCCGTGGCCTCTCCTCGTACCCGGGCCCTCCCCCCCAGGAGTTACACCATTGACACTCCCGACTTTACTTCTGAACCCCCCGAGCCTCCTCTGAAAGAGGACGGGCCTCGAGCCGCCTCCCCGGCTGCCGGCAGGgccgctgctgccccccccaccgcacAGCGAGGCGACGCTCTGGACGCCATCACTcccatcaccaccaccccccccatcactcCCATCACTCCCAGCAGCCCCGGCTTTTCCCGCAGGGCCCGGCCTCTGGCGGCGGCAGCAAATTCTCATCGCGGCGCCTCAGAACGCAGCGGCCCGGTCGGGGCGGTCGGTCCAGTTGAGGCGGTCGGCCCAGTCGAGGCAGCGCCGTCTTCAAGCTCCCTGAAAAAGTTGCCCGAGCCGAGGCTCCCATTGTCGGCCCCACAGACCGAGGCGGGGGCCCCCTCCTCTGGTCCTCCGTACCAACAACAAGCACAGCCCAGCTCAATGGAACCCAAGCCTCCCGGGGTGTCTCGGGTTTCCGCCTCCctccccaggagctaccagagAGCAGAGAGCGCTCGCCTGACCTCTGTGGTCACGCCACGCCCCTTCGGGACCCAGTCGTCGCGCCTCAGCGCTATTCCACGTGTCTTTACA GTGGATGACCCACAGAAGCGTGTCAACGGCGACGCAGCTTTCAACAAGATATCGGCGCCGAGCCGCTATCACCAGTACATGACCTCGGAGGAGGAGCACCAGTCTCAGTCCAGCTCGGCCCACAgcaccgaggaagaggaggaggaggaggaggaggaggtggaggaggaagaggacaaaaCGGAGAGCCTCCTCCCTACGCAGAGCGTCTCCCCCGTCCCTCCTCATGTGCAGGCTGAAGCCCCGGCCACGGAGAGCAGCCAG GAGAACTTCTGTGAAAAGCGGATCAGCTTGAACCAGAAGCCCAACAGCAGCAGGGACTTTGGCTTCCAGGCGGCCTGGGACTCTACAGGAGCTCGCGTCTCGTCCATCCAGCCAG GAAGCCCGGCAGAAATGTGCCAGCTTCAGGTCGGGGACGAGGTGCTGACGGTGAACGGGCACCAGGTGGCACAAATGAGCTACAGGGACTGGAAGTCCTGCATGGAGGAGGCCCTGCAGGAGGGCAGTCTGATTATGGATATACGCCATTACGGCAGGAACA ACTGGGACAGAGATCAACCTCCCATGCCGTTTAAAAGCCATAAGACCATCAATCTGACCAGTATGGATCATCCGATGCTTCTAGGTTCCCCCGACGCCAACCCCCCCAGCTCCAGCCTGGATTTCACCTCACGCGCCTCCGTGGAAAAGCTGCCTCCCACAgaggcccccgcccccccagcccTC gacaTAGCTGCAAATGGAGTAAATGGAGGTTTGCGTGAGCCGGCGGTGACCATGAGGAACAAAG ACTCAGAACCCTTATCTTTGAAAAACTTAAAACGGAGGTCAGAGTTTtttgaaaaag GAGGATCAGAGTCTGCAATGCCAGAT ATCCCTGTTCCTCCGATCACATCATCCTCCGGCCGCTGGACCTTCGACCCAGAAGAGGAGCGCAAAAGACAAGAGAAATGGCAGAAGGAACAGGAGCGCCTTCTGCAG GAGAAATATAAACGCGACCAGGAGAAGTTACAGGGCGAGTGGCTCAAGGATCAGGAGGAGGCTGCTCGGAGTGTGGACCAACTACAG CCGGAGCGCTTGGAGGTGAGCGGGCGAGGCGTCAGCACTCCATCGCCCCTCTCTCCCGTCGGCCAGCCCACCACTCCTGcgtgggaggagcaggagagaaagcggaaggaggagcaggagagaaaacggaaggaggagcaggagagaaagcaaaaggaggagcaggagcgcCAAAggcaggcggaggagaggaggaagagggacgaggaggagctccagctgcggcggctgcaggaggagagggagaggaaggacagggaggaagaggagaggaagaggagggaggcggaggaggaggagctgaggtggcagaggaggagggaggaggagaggaaacggcATGAAGCTTTGGAGCAGCAGCGCAGGGAGCGTGAAAGAGCCGCGgtagaggagcagcagcagcagcagtg GACGAGATCTAAATCATCCCCTCAGCTTGATGAAGAGGAAAACCCTGAGAGAAAAG CTGTGTATGTGAGGCCGGGGGGGATGGTtcaccagctgctggaggagcaggcgAGGAGCGCCAGCAACAAAGAGGCCCGGAGTCAGCGGGCGGCGTCCGagctggagatggagaggaggagcatcCTCAACGCCATGAGATacagagagccagagagag CGGCGGGCGGCGGGCTGGGCGAGAGGAGGGGTCAGCAGTCGGCCTCGCAGGCGGAGCTGGAGCGCCAGCAGATCCTGAacgagatgaagaagaagacccCGCTGCTGATGGACAAAAGCTGGATCCGCCAGCGCTCCGCCGCCGCCAGCGACTCCAACGCGGCGCCCATGCGCAG AGGTGAGTCGCTCGACAACTTGGACGCCTCCTACAACCCGTGGCGCTCGTCGTGGACGCCCAGCAGCCACGCTCGGCCCAACTCGGCGCTCTCCGGCAGCATTTCCTTCTACGGCGGGGGGGTTTCGGGGGCCCAGCGGCCTGGCTCCTCCACCCTGCCATCCTCCTACTCCACGGGCTCCCTGCGGTCCGGGGCGGGAACCCCCTCCGCCCCTTGGTCCCGGCAGTCAGTGTCCCCTTCCCCGTCCTCTCTGTCGCCCACCATCTCCCCAGAGCCCACGTCGGGGGGAggccccccccagcagcagagCAG GTCAGTGAGTGGCAGGAAAATCTGTACGTTCTGTGACACCCCGCTGGGAAAGGGAGCGGCCATGATCATCGAGTCCCTCGGGCTCTGTTATCATTTGGGCTGCTTTAAG TGCATCGACTGCAAGTGTGACCTCGGCGGGTCGGCAGCCGGCGCCGAGGTCCGAATACGGAATAAGCAGCTCTACTGTAACACCTGCTACGTGCGATTCAAAG ctggccAGCCAACCACTATGTGA
- the zgc:162944 gene encoding glutamine amidotransferase-like class 1 domain-containing protein 3, mitochondrial produces MLTLLRRCAHSPLTPRAALTLNTSCYATVMEKRVAVVLAGCGVYDGSEVHEASAVLVHLSRGGASVKMFAPNIDQMHVVNHLKGEPSEERRNVLVESARLARGDIQDLAKLSVKDHDAIIFPGGFGAAKNLCTWAVQGKDCAVNDEVKAVLQAFHGEGKPIGLCCISPVLAAKVFPGCEVTVGIEKDDKYPDTADTAAAITQLGCKHVSKSVGESHVDEKNKLVTTAAFMCNAPIHEIHDGIGAMVQDVLKLA; encoded by the exons ATGCTCACTCTGCTGCGCCGCTGCGCTCACAGCCCACTGACGCCCCGCGCCGCCCTCACGCTGAACACGAGCTGCTACGCCACAGTGATGGAGAAGCGCGTGGCCGTGGTCCTGGCGGGCTGCGGGGTCTATGATGGCAGTGAGGTTCACGAGGCCTCCGCTGTGCTGGTCCACCTGAGCAGGGGAGGCGCGAGT gtcaaaatgttcgCCCCCAACATCGACCAGATGCACGTTGTGAATCACCTGAAGGGCGAGCCGTCCGAGGAGAGAAGGAACGTGTTGGTGGAGAGCGCGAGACTGGCCCGTGGAGACATCCAGGACCTGGCTAAACTCAGCGTGAAAGACCACGACGCCATCATATTCCCAG GTGGTTTCGGGGCGGCGAAGAACCTCTGCACGTGGGCCGTGCAGGGGAAGGACTGCGCCGTGAACGACGAGGTTAAGGCGGTGCTGCAGGCGTTCCACGGCGAGGGGAAGCCCATCGGCCTCTGCTGCATCTCGCCTGTCCTGGCGGCCAAGGTGTTTCCCGGCTGCGAGGTCACCGTCGGCATCGAGAAGGACGACAA gtATCCCGACACGGCCGACACCGCAGCGGCCATCACGCAGCTGGGCTGCAAGCACGTGAGCAAGAGCGTCGGCGAGAGCCACGTGGACGAGAAGAACAAGCTGGTCACCACCGCCGCGTTCATGTGTAACGCCCCGATACACGAGATCCACGACGGCATCGGGGCGATGGTGCAGGACGTGCTGAAACTCGCTTGA
- the acod1 gene encoding cis-aconitate decarboxylase isoform X2, with amino-acid sequence MLRKGITGSFGAAIHGLNTPQLTDGVINRSKRMMLDTLGVGLIGTRTDVFNKALTYSKVFRSDERSSVWGQTDLSLPPHYAAFVNGIAVHSMDFDDTWHPATHPSGAVLPALLALAETLPRQPSGLDLLLAFNVGIEVQGRLMRFSREAYNIPERFHPPSVVGVMGSAAASAKLLGLSPAQCAHALAIAASSAGAPLANAATQTKPLHIGNAARRGLEAAQLARMGLEGNPDILDMTCGFGVYYKDYGPSPMAAPSSADFRWVLEDQDVAFKRIPAHLGMHWVVDAALAARANLTAAVGHCDLSHIRKVTLRVPPSKYVNCAFPATEHQARHSFQFNASSALLDDKVTVSSFSRAHMDRPALKELLSKVEVETPGDNAPSFDKMYCEVEIETEQGQSHAARCDTFYGHWRKPLSQEDLAEKFSVNASSVLCAEGVEGVIDIVGNIERVRECSILTSYLRMTGSEEEQLYSTRRM; translated from the exons ATGCTACGCAAG GGCATTACGGGGAGCTTTGGAGCTGCTATCCACGGCCTCAACACCCCCCAGCTGACAGATGGTGTGATTAACAGGAGCAAAAGGATGATGCTGGACACCCTGGGCGTCGGGCTGATAGGAACCAGGACAGATGTCTTCAACAAGGCGCTCACATACAGCAAG GTGTTCCGGTCTGACGAGAGGAGCAGCGTTTGGGGTCAAACGGACctcagcctccccccccactaCGCCGCATTCGTCAACGGCATCGCG GTCCACTCCATGGACTTTGATGACACTTGGCACCCGGCGACTCATCCCTCTGGGGCCGTGCTGCCCGCCCTGCTGGCCCTGGCAGAGACGCTGCCCAGGCAGCCCTCGGGTCTGGACCTGCTGCTGGCCTTCAACGTCGGTATCGAGGTGCAGGGCAGACTCATGAGGTTCTCCAGAGAGGCCTACAACATCCCCGAGAG GTTCCACCCTCCCAGCGTGGTTGGGGTGATGGGTAGCGCTGCAGCCTCAGCTAAGCTCCTGGGTCTGTCCCCGGCCCAGTGCGCCCACGCTCTGGCCATCGCGGCCTCCTCTGCCGGGGCTCCGCTGGCCAACGCCGCCACGCAAACCAAGCCCCTGCACATCGGGAACGCGGCCCGGCGAGGCCTGGAGGCCGCCCAGCTGGCCCGCATGGGGCTGGAGGGGAACCCAGACATCCTGGATATGACCTGCGGGTTTGGCGTTTACTACAAGGACTACGGTCCTTCGCCAATGGCAGCGCCTTCCTCCGCGGACTTCCGGTGGGTCCTGGAAGACCAGGATGTGGCGTTCAAGCGCATCCCCGCTCACCTGGGGATGCACTGGGTGGTGGACGCGGCCCTGGCGGCTCGCGCAAACCTCACCGCCGCAGTCGGCCACTGCGACCTCAGCCACATCAGAAAGGTCACACTCAGGGTGCCGCCATCCAAGTACGTCAACTGCGCCTTCCCCGCCACGGAGCACCAAGCCAGGCACTCGTTTCAGTTCAACGCCTCGTCGGCCCTGCTGGACGACAAGGTGACGGTGTCCTCCTTCAGCAGAGCTCACATGGACCGGCCTGCTCTGAAGGAGCTGCTGTccaaggtggaggtggagacTCCTGGGGACAACGCACCCAGCTTCGACAAGATGTACTGCGAGGTGGAGATCGAGACGGAGCAGGGGCAGAGTCACGCGGCCAGGTGCGATACCTTCTATGGCCACTGGAGGAAGCCACTGAGTCAGGAGGACCTGGCGGAGAAGTTCAGCGTTAACGCGTCCTCGGTGTTGTGcgcggagggggtggagggcgTGATCGACATCGTCGGGAACATTGAGAGGGTGAGGGAATGCTCGATCTTAACTTCATACCTGAGAATGACGGGcagtgaagaggagcagctgtacaGCACGAGGAGGATGTGA
- the kctd12.1 gene encoding BTB/POZ domain-containing protein KCTD12.1: MFSKKSPKDLARDSKGRFFLDRDGFLFRYILDYLRDLNLVLPDYFPEKSRLQREADFFQLRDLAKQLSPRVSKDNSISDEIGQSDPEDGAQQSGPSGGAETLRAASVAGATRSPSLDSRKSGYITIGYRGSYTIGRDIQTDAKFRRVARITVCGKTALAKEVFGDTLNESRDPDRPPERYTSRYYLKYNFLEQAFDKLTEVGFHMVACSSTGTCAYTSNDPNEDKIWTSYTEYVFCRD; this comes from the coding sequence ATGTTCAGCAAGAAGTCCCCCAAGGATTTGGCGAGGGACAGCAAAGGGCGCTTCTTCTTGGACAGGGACGGGTTCTTGTTCCGCTACATCCTCGATTACCTGCGAGACCTGAACCTGGTCCTGCCGGACTACTTCCCAGAGAAAAGTCGTCTGCAGAGGGAAGCCGACTTCTTCCAGCTGCGGGACCTCGCCAAGCAGCTGAGCCCCCGCGTGAGCAAGGACAACTCGATCAGCGACGAGATCGGCCAGAGCGACCCGGAGGACGGCGCGCAGCAGAGCGGCCCCTCCGGCGGCGCCGAGACTTTACGCGCCGCGTCGGTCGCCGGGGCGACGCGCTCCCCGTCTCTGGACTCCAGGAAGTCGGGCTACATCACCATAGGTTACCGCGGCTCCTACACCATCGGCAGAGATATCCAGACCGACGCCAAATTCCGTCGGGTGGCGCGCATCACGGTGTGCGGGAAGACGGCCCTGGCCAAAGAGGTGTTTGGGGACACGCTGAACGAGAGCAGAGACCCGGACAGGCCCCCGGAGAGATACACGTCCCGGTACTATCTCAAGTATAATTTTCTGGAGCAGGCGTTCGACAAGCTGACCGAGGTGGGCTTCCACATGGTGGCCTGCAGCTCCACGGGCACCTGCGCCTACACCAGCAATGACCCAAACGAGGACAAGATCTGGACGAGCTACACCGAGTATGTCTTCTGTCGGGATTAA
- the acod1 gene encoding cis-aconitate decarboxylase isoform X1 codes for MISENGEPGSAQLETARSVSASAIFCEDGSVGVSGNTEQPGASGLFMKPWLYHGITGSFGAAIHGLNTPQLTDGVINRSKRMMLDTLGVGLIGTRTDVFNKALTYSKVFRSDERSSVWGQTDLSLPPHYAAFVNGIAVHSMDFDDTWHPATHPSGAVLPALLALAETLPRQPSGLDLLLAFNVGIEVQGRLMRFSREAYNIPERFHPPSVVGVMGSAAASAKLLGLSPAQCAHALAIAASSAGAPLANAATQTKPLHIGNAARRGLEAAQLARMGLEGNPDILDMTCGFGVYYKDYGPSPMAAPSSADFRWVLEDQDVAFKRIPAHLGMHWVVDAALAARANLTAAVGHCDLSHIRKVTLRVPPSKYVNCAFPATEHQARHSFQFNASSALLDDKVTVSSFSRAHMDRPALKELLSKVEVETPGDNAPSFDKMYCEVEIETEQGQSHAARCDTFYGHWRKPLSQEDLAEKFSVNASSVLCAEGVEGVIDIVGNIERVRECSILTSYLRMTGSEEEQLYSTRRM; via the exons ATGATCTCCGAGAACGGGGAGCCGGGGTCGGCGCAGTTGGAGACCGCGCGCTCCGTGTCGGCCAGTGCCATCTTCTGCGAGGACGGGAGTGTGGGGGTCAGTGGGAACACTGAGCAGCCAGGTGCCAGCGGCTTGTTTATGAAGCCTTGGCTCTACCAC GGCATTACGGGGAGCTTTGGAGCTGCTATCCACGGCCTCAACACCCCCCAGCTGACAGATGGTGTGATTAACAGGAGCAAAAGGATGATGCTGGACACCCTGGGCGTCGGGCTGATAGGAACCAGGACAGATGTCTTCAACAAGGCGCTCACATACAGCAAG GTGTTCCGGTCTGACGAGAGGAGCAGCGTTTGGGGTCAAACGGACctcagcctccccccccactaCGCCGCATTCGTCAACGGCATCGCG GTCCACTCCATGGACTTTGATGACACTTGGCACCCGGCGACTCATCCCTCTGGGGCCGTGCTGCCCGCCCTGCTGGCCCTGGCAGAGACGCTGCCCAGGCAGCCCTCGGGTCTGGACCTGCTGCTGGCCTTCAACGTCGGTATCGAGGTGCAGGGCAGACTCATGAGGTTCTCCAGAGAGGCCTACAACATCCCCGAGAG GTTCCACCCTCCCAGCGTGGTTGGGGTGATGGGTAGCGCTGCAGCCTCAGCTAAGCTCCTGGGTCTGTCCCCGGCCCAGTGCGCCCACGCTCTGGCCATCGCGGCCTCCTCTGCCGGGGCTCCGCTGGCCAACGCCGCCACGCAAACCAAGCCCCTGCACATCGGGAACGCGGCCCGGCGAGGCCTGGAGGCCGCCCAGCTGGCCCGCATGGGGCTGGAGGGGAACCCAGACATCCTGGATATGACCTGCGGGTTTGGCGTTTACTACAAGGACTACGGTCCTTCGCCAATGGCAGCGCCTTCCTCCGCGGACTTCCGGTGGGTCCTGGAAGACCAGGATGTGGCGTTCAAGCGCATCCCCGCTCACCTGGGGATGCACTGGGTGGTGGACGCGGCCCTGGCGGCTCGCGCAAACCTCACCGCCGCAGTCGGCCACTGCGACCTCAGCCACATCAGAAAGGTCACACTCAGGGTGCCGCCATCCAAGTACGTCAACTGCGCCTTCCCCGCCACGGAGCACCAAGCCAGGCACTCGTTTCAGTTCAACGCCTCGTCGGCCCTGCTGGACGACAAGGTGACGGTGTCCTCCTTCAGCAGAGCTCACATGGACCGGCCTGCTCTGAAGGAGCTGCTGTccaaggtggaggtggagacTCCTGGGGACAACGCACCCAGCTTCGACAAGATGTACTGCGAGGTGGAGATCGAGACGGAGCAGGGGCAGAGTCACGCGGCCAGGTGCGATACCTTCTATGGCCACTGGAGGAAGCCACTGAGTCAGGAGGACCTGGCGGAGAAGTTCAGCGTTAACGCGTCCTCGGTGTTGTGcgcggagggggtggagggcgTGATCGACATCGTCGGGAACATTGAGAGGGTGAGGGAATGCTCGATCTTAACTTCATACCTGAGAATGACGGGcagtgaagaggagcagctgtacaGCACGAGGAGGATGTGA